In the Hymenobacter volaticus genome, one interval contains:
- a CDS encoding RepB family plasmid replication initiator protein: MAKNQYPGTTFEKTRNRWKAQVRINGKTKSVGYFNTQPEAYAAVLAAKRDMAPAVEAEQLLQSDSDTYRLEIQDSRRTTTVAQSNVLIEHPWAMTLLEARIFVLLLRGLRRDEADSKRIIIPLSDLVGDQPIGGRGYQYLHVAMDGLDAIRIDLPMPNRKKDYHKVPLVHSLKLDSGQGTISGYFSNDVIPYLTNLTENFTLGQVADLLSIKSPNTHKFYWIMQMWKFKSPHTVDVDTLRELTTGEAYPQFADYRKYVLKPSLEELNTLNFDISYTEKKKGRSVNSIEFHINYNGPSKLQPKQLQLQLGETTLPTPVPEQLQPVVAGAPSTFAAA, encoded by the coding sequence ATGGCTAAAAATCAATATCCAGGTACAACCTTTGAAAAGACCCGCAACCGCTGGAAAGCGCAAGTGCGCATCAACGGCAAAACGAAGAGCGTGGGTTACTTTAACACCCAGCCCGAAGCCTACGCCGCTGTACTGGCCGCCAAGCGGGACATGGCCCCAGCCGTCGAGGCCGAGCAGCTACTGCAATCGGATAGTGATACGTATCGCTTAGAAATCCAGGACAGCCGTCGCACGACCACTGTAGCTCAAAGCAACGTGTTGATCGAGCATCCCTGGGCCATGACTCTACTCGAGGCTCGCATCTTCGTGCTCTTGCTGCGGGGGCTACGGCGCGATGAGGCCGACAGCAAGCGCATCATCATTCCTCTGTCGGACCTGGTGGGCGACCAACCCATCGGTGGGCGTGGTTATCAATACCTGCACGTGGCTATGGATGGACTCGACGCCATTCGCATTGACCTGCCTATGCCCAACCGTAAGAAAGACTATCACAAGGTGCCGTTGGTGCACTCCTTGAAGTTGGATAGCGGCCAGGGTACCATCTCCGGCTACTTCTCTAACGATGTGATTCCCTATCTCACCAACCTAACCGAAAACTTCACCCTCGGGCAGGTGGCTGATTTGCTGAGCATCAAGAGCCCCAACACCCACAAGTTCTACTGGATTATGCAGATGTGGAAATTCAAGAGCCCGCACACGGTCGACGTTGACACGTTGCGGGAACTGACTACGGGCGAGGCCTATCCGCAGTTTGCTGATTACCGCAAGTACGTGTTGAAACCGTCGTTAGAAGAATTGAATACGCTCAACTTCGATATTTCCTACACCGAAAAGAAGAAGGGGCGCAGCGTGAACTCCATTGAGTTCCACATCAACTACAACGGCCCTAGCAAACTACAGCCCAAGCAACTCCAACTCCAACTAGGGGAAACCACACTCCCCACGCCAGTTCCCGAACAGCTTCAGCCGGTAGTAGCCGGCGCCCCCTCGACTTTCGCAGCCGCGTAG
- a CDS encoding CPBP family intramembrane glutamic endopeptidase, which yields MSVPTSILTLSNPAAKVLLPLAAIAVTLVLSRVRGLSPTQDLALVRPPLRPLLLWLILALSWMLLTDFLLPWRGPFNFIPWQAQPLWVSLARVLGVAVLGPIAEELVVRGAIFSRLRAAGLPVGVVVAATAAGWSLLHIDYTSIVIAIIFGFGLLLGLARHYTRSLWVPILMHISWNLYAVW from the coding sequence ATGTCCGTGCCTACCAGCATTCTTACCTTAAGCAACCCGGCCGCGAAAGTGCTTTTGCCCTTAGCAGCCATTGCCGTTACGCTCGTGCTCAGCCGAGTGCGCGGCCTCTCTCCCACGCAGGACTTAGCCTTGGTTCGGCCGCCGCTACGGCCTTTGCTGTTGTGGCTGATCCTGGCGCTAAGTTGGATGCTGCTCACCGATTTCTTGTTGCCTTGGCGTGGGCCGTTCAACTTCATTCCCTGGCAAGCGCAGCCGCTGTGGGTTTCCCTGGCCCGGGTTCTGGGCGTGGCCGTACTCGGTCCCATCGCCGAGGAATTAGTTGTACGTGGGGCCATCTTCTCGCGCCTGCGAGCCGCGGGCTTACCAGTAGGCGTAGTAGTCGCGGCAACGGCTGCGGGCTGGTCATTGCTGCACATCGACTATACCAGCATTGTAATTGCCATCATCTTTGGGTTTGGCTTGCTGTTAGGTTTGGCCCGGCACTATACCCGCTCGCTGTGGGTGCCCATCTTGATGCACATCAGCTGGAATCTGTATGCCGTTTGGTAG
- a CDS encoding DUF892 family protein, translating to MNTDDLKQLIQDGLSAQQAGSQVAAKATDEILNDATHPALKQALEQGNATAKEWAARIERAIAEVGGGDKQTNEILEAHYEVSKQIRAKATTDAVRDLGIIASGQLALHYWIASFGTVAAYAASAGFTQTEQELKASVQDAKQADEQHTDIAKQILAAE from the coding sequence ATGAACACCGACGACCTCAAACAACTCATCCAAGACGGCTTGTCCGCTCAGCAAGCTGGTAGCCAAGTCGCGGCGAAAGCAACCGACGAAATTCTAAACGATGCAACGCATCCTGCCCTTAAGCAAGCACTCGAACAAGGCAATGCCACGGCCAAAGAGTGGGCTGCCCGAATTGAGCGGGCTATAGCCGAAGTGGGCGGGGGAGATAAACAAACCAACGAAATCCTAGAAGCGCACTATGAAGTGAGCAAACAGATCCGGGCCAAAGCCACGACCGACGCGGTACGCGACCTAGGTATTATTGCCAGCGGTCAACTTGCTTTGCACTACTGGATAGCCTCTTTCGGCACCGTGGCCGCGTATGCCGCCTCGGCAGGGTTCACTCAAACCGAGCAAGAACTCAAAGCCTCGGTGCAGGATGCCAAGCAAGCCGACGAGCAGCACACCGACATTGCTAAGCAGATTCTGGCTGCCGAGTAA
- a CDS encoding zinc-dependent alcohol dehydrogenase family protein: protein MKAYQLHAPKNLANFKIGEYDEPTARDHEVKIRVQAVSLNFRDWALANGWFGYPGEKLPFIPFSDAAGLVSEVGASVTKFKVGDRVAVNFFPDWHDGAFSATKTARSLGGSTDGVLAEYVCFPEAAVTKVPDSFSFEEAAAFPCAGVTAWHALVVQGQLQPTDTVLLQGTGGVSIFGLQIAKLLGAQVIITSSSDEKLTQAQALGADHLINYKQTPNWEDQVRELTAGEGVTHVLEVAGQLARSIKALKAGAASSRSGPWVGPTTKRRTWGPCPSTPNVCKASTWAAPRCSPISCTLSTATTANPLSIEHFRSRKPRKRWLTWAVARTSAKLSCKYLPIDFDLLVVVESSHGPSGNLTSEPLLFANGAWLWHLGNYLGFLG from the coding sequence ATGAAAGCCTACCAGCTGCACGCCCCCAAGAACCTAGCAAATTTCAAAATTGGTGAATACGATGAGCCCACGGCTCGCGACCACGAAGTAAAGATTCGCGTGCAGGCCGTCTCGCTTAACTTCCGCGATTGGGCTCTGGCCAACGGCTGGTTCGGCTATCCTGGCGAGAAACTGCCCTTCATTCCGTTTAGCGATGCGGCGGGGCTGGTCAGCGAAGTCGGGGCTAGCGTTACCAAGTTCAAGGTCGGCGACCGAGTGGCCGTTAATTTCTTCCCGGATTGGCACGATGGCGCTTTTTCGGCCACCAAAACTGCCCGCTCCCTTGGGGGTAGTACCGACGGCGTACTGGCCGAGTACGTGTGTTTTCCAGAAGCGGCCGTAACCAAAGTGCCCGACTCGTTTTCCTTCGAGGAAGCGGCGGCTTTTCCGTGCGCTGGCGTTACGGCCTGGCACGCGCTGGTCGTGCAAGGGCAGCTTCAACCCACCGATACGGTGCTGCTGCAAGGCACCGGCGGCGTATCCATCTTCGGCCTACAAATTGCCAAACTTCTCGGCGCCCAGGTTATCATTACTTCCAGCTCCGACGAAAAGCTAACCCAAGCGCAGGCCCTGGGTGCCGACCACCTCATCAACTACAAACAAACGCCCAACTGGGAAGACCAGGTCCGCGAGCTAACCGCGGGTGAGGGCGTAACCCACGTACTAGAAGTGGCTGGTCAACTGGCCCGCTCGATCAAAGCGCTGAAAGCGGGGGCAGCATCTTCCAGATCGGGGCCGTGGGTGGGCCCAACGACGAAGCGCCGAACCTGGGGGCCGTGCCCCTCAACACCCAACGTCTGCAAGGCATCTACGTGGGCAGCACCCAGATGCTCACCGATATCATGCACGCTTTCGACCGCAACCACCGCAAACCCATTATCGATCGAACATTTCCGTTCGAGGAAGCCAAGGAAGCGTTGGCTTACATGGGCAGTGGCTCGCACTTCGGCAAAATTGTCGTGCAAGTATCTTCCCATTGATTTCGATCTATTGGTCGTGGTAGAAAGCAGCCATGGTCCTAGCGGTAATCTCACCTCCGAACCATTGCTGTTCGCCAATGGAGCCTGGTTATGGCACCTGGGAAACTACCTAGGTTTTCTTGGGTAG
- a CDS encoding cupin domain-containing protein, whose amino-acid sequence MQIPPLTLVDVRQETLGIDAYHNVPLSLVNDHVVRLSIMTEPYSWHYHPNSDEVFLCIEGIVCIDLEERTVEVSPGQLFAIPATVRHRTRPKGPRSVNLTFERAEMETIFS is encoded by the coding sequence ATGCAAATACCACCCCTGACCCTGGTAGACGTCCGCCAGGAAACACTCGGCATCGACGCCTACCACAACGTGCCGCTTTCGCTGGTCAATGACCATGTCGTCCGGCTCAGCATCATGACCGAGCCTTACTCGTGGCATTACCACCCCAACAGTGATGAAGTCTTCCTTTGCATCGAGGGCATCGTGTGCATCGACCTGGAAGAACGAACCGTGGAAGTAAGCCCCGGTCAGCTGTTTGCTATTCCGGCCACCGTGCGCCACCGCACGCGGCCTAAGGGTCCCCGGTCGGTGAACCTCACGTTTGAACGAGCCGAGATGGAAACCATCTTCTCCTAG
- the pdxR gene encoding MocR-like pyridoxine biosynthesis transcription factor PdxR produces MLPYQTLITLRRASASTLSQQLTAAFIQLIQQGLLPAKAKLSGTRSLAQQLGISRQTAITAFDELAAQGWIEQHASSGAFVRACIPIVQPQALPGLPAEPGPARAGFAFARRSSSTSEALPDPTHLVLGAGCADHRLAPLASLARKYRSVCQRPNNRRLFGYTEPSGSRALRQHLAHYLHDTRGVQAQPETLFITRGSGMAMYLVAQLLLQPGDAVIVGDRSYSNADELFEHHGAHLVRVPVDAQGISVNEVEAACQRQAIRLLYITPHHHYPTTVTLVAERRVRLLQLAEQYDFVVLEDDYDFDFHYASSPILPLASADRHGRVLYVGSLSKVLAPAFRVGYVVGPPDLIAEMGYLRHLIDHQGDTLLEQGIAELFAEGELLAHLKRANKIYQQRRDVFCELLHTHLAGRFSFTLPEGGMAVWGEFAPDIDLPQLSAQCRQQGLWLSDGRRYQTAAEARPSHLRLGFAALTVEELTQSVHILAKALQATS; encoded by the coding sequence ATGCTGCCCTACCAAACGCTTATTACTTTGCGGCGCGCCAGTGCCAGCACGCTCAGCCAGCAACTCACGGCGGCTTTTATTCAATTAATTCAACAGGGATTGCTGCCTGCCAAAGCCAAGCTGTCAGGCACCCGCAGCTTGGCGCAGCAACTCGGCATCAGCCGCCAAACCGCTATTACGGCCTTCGATGAACTAGCCGCTCAGGGGTGGATCGAACAGCATGCCTCCTCGGGGGCCTTCGTGCGCGCCTGCATCCCTATCGTGCAGCCGCAAGCCCTACCCGGTTTGCCTGCTGAACCTGGCCCGGCCCGAGCAGGCTTTGCCTTTGCCCGCAGATCATCGTCTACATCGGAAGCGTTACCAGACCCAACTCACCTTGTTCTCGGCGCAGGCTGTGCCGACCACCGCCTGGCCCCGCTCGCTTCGCTGGCCCGCAAGTACCGGTCCGTATGTCAGCGGCCAAACAATCGCCGACTATTTGGCTATACCGAGCCCAGCGGCAGCCGGGCACTACGCCAACACCTAGCCCACTACCTCCACGACACCCGCGGAGTGCAGGCTCAACCGGAAACCTTGTTCATCACTCGCGGAAGTGGCATGGCCATGTATCTAGTGGCTCAGCTCTTGCTGCAACCCGGCGATGCTGTCATTGTAGGGGACCGCAGCTACTCGAACGCTGACGAGCTGTTCGAGCACCACGGCGCGCACCTCGTGCGAGTGCCCGTGGATGCGCAAGGCATTAGCGTGAACGAGGTAGAAGCCGCGTGTCAACGACAGGCCATCCGGCTGCTGTACATCACGCCGCATCACCACTATCCTACTACAGTCACGCTTGTTGCCGAGCGCCGGGTGCGCCTACTGCAATTGGCCGAGCAGTACGATTTTGTGGTTCTGGAAGACGACTACGATTTCGACTTTCATTATGCCAGTAGTCCGATTCTGCCGCTGGCCAGCGCCGACCGCCACGGCCGGGTGCTCTACGTGGGCTCGCTAAGCAAGGTACTGGCGCCTGCCTTCCGCGTAGGATACGTGGTGGGGCCACCCGACCTAATTGCCGAAATGGGGTATTTGCGCCACCTAATCGACCATCAAGGTGATACTTTGCTCGAGCAAGGCATTGCCGAACTCTTTGCCGAGGGCGAGCTGCTGGCACATTTAAAACGAGCCAACAAAATTTATCAGCAGCGGCGCGACGTGTTTTGCGAGTTGCTGCATACGCACTTGGCCGGACGCTTCTCATTTACCCTGCCAGAGGGCGGCATGGCGGTCTGGGGGGAATTTGCCCCGGACATCGACTTGCCGCAGCTCAGCGCGCAGTGCCGGCAGCAAGGTCTGTGGCTGAGTGACGGGCGTCGCTACCAAACGGCGGCCGAAGCTCGCCCCTCGCACCTGCGCCTAGGGTTTGCGGCCCTTACGGTTGAAGAGCTAACGCAAAGCGTGCACATTCTAGCAAAAGCCCTACAGGCTACTTCATGA
- a CDS encoding alpha/beta fold hydrolase, translating to METTHLPRTTVRFNTIAVDGLDIFYREAGNPAHPTLLLLHGFPTSSHMFRDLLPLLADRYHLVAPDLPGFGFSDAPSRTDFAYTFDHLAEVIEAFTEAVKLTRYALYVFDYGAPVGFRLALTHPERITALISQNGNAYKEGLHDGWHPIQKYWAQPTPENREALREMLTPEATRWQYTYGVTNPSQIAPEAPALDNALLARPGNDEIQLDLYGDYQHNVALYPRFQEYFRTYHPPMLAVWGEHDPFFRPIGAEAYRRDNPTAEVHLLDTGHFALETHATEIADLIRDFLARVL from the coding sequence ATGGAAACTACTCACCTCCCACGCACCACCGTGCGCTTTAACACCATCGCCGTTGATGGCCTAGATATTTTCTACCGCGAAGCCGGAAATCCGGCGCACCCTACCCTCCTACTGTTGCACGGCTTCCCTACGTCTTCGCACATGTTTCGGGACTTGCTGCCGCTACTCGCAGACCGCTACCACCTAGTTGCGCCCGACCTGCCGGGTTTCGGTTTCTCCGACGCCCCGTCCCGAACCGATTTTGCCTACACCTTCGACCATTTAGCCGAAGTAATCGAGGCCTTCACGGAAGCAGTGAAGCTGACGCGCTACGCGCTGTACGTTTTTGATTACGGTGCACCCGTAGGGTTTCGCCTGGCGCTGACTCATCCCGAGCGCATCACTGCGCTTATCAGCCAAAACGGCAACGCCTACAAAGAAGGTCTGCACGACGGGTGGCACCCCATCCAGAAATACTGGGCCCAGCCTACCCCTGAAAATCGAGAGGCCCTGCGCGAAATGCTAACTCCGGAAGCCACGCGCTGGCAGTACACCTATGGGGTAACCAACCCCAGTCAGATTGCGCCCGAAGCTCCCGCGCTAGACAATGCCCTGCTGGCTCGGCCAGGCAACGACGAAATACAGCTCGACCTCTACGGCGATTACCAACACAACGTGGCACTGTATCCGCGCTTTCAAGAATACTTTCGCACCTATCACCCACCTATGCTGGCGGTGTGGGGCGAGCACGATCCTTTTTTTCGGCCTATCGGCGCGGAAGCATACCGCCGCGACAATCCTACCGCGGAAGTACACCTACTCGATACGGGCCATTTTGCCTTAGAAACCCACGCAACCGAAATTGCCGACCTTATCCGAGACTTTTTGGCGCGCGTGCTGTAG
- a CDS encoding TetR/AcrR family transcriptional regulator: MKTKATANVRQRILETAARLFYQQGYPLTGINQLIAEADVAKASLYQHFRTKDEILLAYLQQASQQWFQQVAEATASGTTPKAKVLAVFDMLHDFLVTENFRGCNFQNALLQLPPEETQVRAFIQEHKVRIGRVFNEILNDTALAEEMALLFEGALVSSQTIGNPAPVATARRVTERLL, encoded by the coding sequence GTGAAAACGAAAGCCACCGCCAACGTCCGCCAACGGATACTCGAAACTGCTGCTCGGCTCTTCTATCAGCAGGGCTACCCACTTACGGGCATCAACCAACTCATTGCTGAAGCAGATGTGGCCAAAGCCAGTCTCTACCAACATTTTCGAACCAAAGACGAAATTCTTCTTGCTTACCTCCAGCAAGCGAGCCAGCAATGGTTTCAACAGGTAGCCGAAGCTACCGCCAGTGGCACCACTCCAAAAGCCAAGGTGCTAGCCGTGTTCGACATGCTACATGATTTTCTCGTGACCGAGAACTTCCGCGGCTGCAACTTCCAAAATGCCCTTCTGCAATTGCCACCTGAGGAAACGCAAGTGCGTGCCTTTATTCAAGAACACAAAGTCCGAATAGGACGGGTATTCAACGAAATACTAAACGATACCGCGTTGGCAGAGGAAATGGCGTTGCTTTTCGAAGGGGCTTTGGTTAGCAGCCAGACAATCGGGAATCCGGCACCCGTAGCCACCGCCCGCCGTGTAACAGAGCGCCTCTTGTAA
- a CDS encoding class I mannose-6-phosphate isomerase encodes MRSSNYDKFPFVAVTTEADACQVGWPAIIEALRTALQAESAASDQPLVLAVECYPGTNLQQLQQELVHALQPSQCLIADDLYYSPTEIDALVAGPLTDDPVFGRLNGLTIADFFDPQQLQAAQAALTQVAAAQLVVIVGTGATLVYPTPTVVVYADLARWEIQLRQRRSEIANLGSDNFTEKASLKYKRAYFVDWRAADRLKKQVLPRADFLLDTNDPAAPKLIRGADLRAGLAAAARRPFRVVPFFDPGPWGGQWLREVCDLPDGPANYAWGFDCVPEENSLLLGFGETRVEIPSINLVFAHPRELLGEAVHGRFGTEFPIRFDFLDTMSGGNLSLQVHPLTEYAQDHFGLTYTQDESYYMLDAEPGAVVYLGLKENVDFPAMLADLERAQKDATAPFPVTEYINEFPARPHDHFLIPAGTIHCSGANGMVLEISATPYIFTFKLWDWGRLGLDGRPRPIHLTHGAANIQPDRTTAWVEQHLVNPIVPVASGPGWQEERTGLHEREFIETRRHWFTDVVPHHTHGGVQVLNLVQGAEALVESPSNAFEPFVVHYAETFIVPAAVGSYTIRPHGPATGTECATMKAYVRTGA; translated from the coding sequence ATGCGCTCCTCCAATTACGACAAGTTTCCTTTCGTAGCGGTAACGACGGAGGCTGATGCTTGTCAGGTTGGCTGGCCGGCCATCATCGAAGCGTTGCGAACGGCGCTACAAGCTGAGTCGGCTGCCTCAGACCAACCGCTGGTGCTAGCAGTAGAATGTTACCCCGGCACCAACCTGCAGCAACTGCAACAGGAGCTAGTGCATGCCTTGCAGCCAAGTCAGTGCCTGATTGCCGACGACCTGTATTATTCCCCCACCGAAATAGATGCGCTAGTAGCCGGTCCCCTCACCGACGACCCCGTCTTCGGTCGGCTTAATGGGCTGACCATAGCTGATTTCTTCGATCCGCAGCAATTGCAAGCCGCGCAAGCGGCGTTAACTCAGGTGGCCGCCGCGCAGTTGGTAGTGATAGTGGGTACCGGGGCCACGCTGGTGTATCCTACCCCCACTGTCGTCGTGTACGCCGACCTGGCCCGCTGGGAAATCCAGCTGCGGCAGCGCCGCAGCGAAATCGCCAATCTGGGCAGCGACAATTTCACGGAGAAAGCCAGCCTCAAGTACAAGCGGGCCTATTTCGTGGACTGGCGGGCCGCTGACCGGTTGAAAAAGCAGGTATTGCCCCGCGCCGACTTCCTGCTCGACACCAACGACCCCGCCGCCCCCAAGCTTATTCGCGGTGCCGACTTGCGGGCCGGACTGGCGGCGGCTGCGCGGCGCCCGTTTCGGGTGGTGCCGTTTTTCGACCCCGGCCCCTGGGGCGGGCAGTGGCTGCGTGAAGTCTGCGATTTGCCCGACGGCCCGGCTAACTACGCGTGGGGCTTTGATTGCGTGCCCGAAGAAAACTCGCTGCTGCTGGGCTTTGGCGAAACCCGCGTGGAAATCCCGAGCATCAATCTGGTTTTTGCCCACCCCCGCGAACTGCTCGGGGAGGCCGTGCACGGGCGCTTCGGCACGGAGTTTCCTATTCGCTTCGACTTTCTTGATACCATGAGCGGTGGCAACTTGTCGTTGCAAGTGCACCCGCTTACTGAGTACGCACAGGACCACTTTGGCCTGACGTACACCCAAGACGAAAGCTACTACATGCTGGATGCCGAACCAGGAGCCGTGGTGTACTTGGGGTTAAAAGAAAACGTGGATTTCCCGGCGATGCTCGCCGACTTAGAGCGCGCCCAAAAGGACGCTACGGCACCTTTTCCCGTAACCGAGTACATCAACGAGTTTCCGGCGCGCCCACACGACCATTTTCTGATTCCGGCGGGCACCATTCACTGCTCGGGGGCGAACGGGATGGTGCTGGAAATTTCAGCCACGCCGTACATTTTCACTTTCAAGCTCTGGGATTGGGGCCGGCTGGGCCTCGACGGCCGCCCCCGGCCCATTCACTTAACCCACGGCGCGGCCAATATCCAGCCCGACCGTACTACGGCCTGGGTAGAGCAGCACCTCGTCAATCCCATAGTGCCCGTGGCCTCGGGCCCCGGCTGGCAGGAAGAGCGCACCGGTCTGCACGAGCGGGAATTCATTGAAACGCGCCGCCACTGGTTTACGGACGTAGTGCCGCACCACACCCACGGCGGCGTGCAGGTACTCAATCTGGTGCAAGGCGCGGAGGCCCTCGTCGAGAGCCCAAGCAATGCTTTCGAGCCTTTTGTGGTGCACTACGCCGAAACGTTTATCGTGCCGGCGGCCGTGGGGTCCTACACCATCCGGCCCCACGGCCCGGCAACCGGCACCGAGTGCGCCACCATGAAAGCCTACGTGCGAACCGGGGCGTAG
- a CDS encoding DeoR/GlpR family DNA-binding transcription regulator — protein MSDLLTPDNAAAVRAQTIVEKLLHTGTVAVDELAALFGVSVATVRRDLMELEQRGWLRRTHGGAVPREPLLYEPFRYDSSFHEQIDRNLAEKRRIGLAAAALIQPGEIISLTAGTTTTQVTRSLRPGANVTVVTNTVNVAMELSHRNDVRVFVTGGFLTGGWFSLVGPATTQALSQFFVDKIFIGVNGIDAQKGLTSLHPEEAAVIQVMVRQAKQRIVVADHTKLGTVASSLICPITDIHQLITDTGASEAQLAPFRELGIEVLLA, from the coding sequence ATGTCTGACTTATTAACTCCCGACAACGCCGCCGCGGTACGTGCGCAAACCATAGTGGAGAAGCTGCTGCATACGGGCACCGTCGCCGTCGATGAACTGGCCGCGCTCTTTGGCGTGTCGGTGGCTACCGTGCGGCGCGACCTGATGGAGCTAGAGCAGCGGGGTTGGCTGCGACGCACCCACGGCGGGGCCGTGCCGCGGGAGCCCCTGCTTTACGAGCCCTTTCGTTACGATTCCAGCTTTCACGAGCAAATCGACCGCAACCTAGCCGAGAAGCGGCGCATTGGGCTCGCCGCGGCCGCTCTTATTCAACCCGGCGAAATCATCTCGCTCACGGCTGGCACCACCACCACGCAGGTTACGCGCAGTTTGCGGCCCGGGGCCAACGTAACGGTTGTCACCAACACCGTGAACGTGGCCATGGAGCTAAGCCACCGCAACGACGTGCGCGTGTTTGTGACGGGCGGCTTTTTGACCGGCGGCTGGTTTTCGTTGGTAGGGCCGGCCACCACGCAGGCGCTCAGCCAATTCTTTGTCGATAAAATCTTTATCGGCGTCAATGGCATCGACGCCCAAAAGGGCTTGACCTCGTTGCACCCCGAGGAAGCCGCCGTAATTCAAGTGATGGTGCGGCAAGCCAAACAGCGCATTGTGGTGGCCGATCACACCAAGTTGGGTACGGTTGCTAGTTCGCTGATCTGTCCTATTACTGATATACACCAGCTCATCACCGACACGGGCGCCAGTGAAGCCCAACTAGCTCCTTTTCGGGAACTCGGAATAGAAGTGCTGCTGGCCTGA
- a CDS encoding sugar porter family MFS transporter: MYLIATVAALGGLLFGFDTAIINGALIFLKKDFNLNDSQTEWAASSILFGAVIGAALAGWLTDRYGRRRLLFGAAALFTLSALAAAVPRTLTEFVVARVAGGLAIGVASLLVPLYIAEIAPARIRGQLVTLNQLAIVTGILLAYVASYFLADLGMASWRWMFASAALPSVLFMLTLLLVPESPRWLLGRGREVEALNTLTRLNGPVAAATEAAEIQAALAAERGEEANLYQPRLRRPLRIAVVLAVLQQITGINTILYYGSIIFTEHSGQSASSAIGANALIGGINFAGTIVALFVIDRVGRKPLLLFASGGMALTLGALVVALQLHAPGPWLLGLIMLYVACFAVGLGPGVWVVITEIFPNAVRGRAASLATVALWVACTLISFTFLSLVKAAGLTGAFGLYAVLSAFTFGFVWRAVPETKGRSLEEIERGWQ; the protein is encoded by the coding sequence GTGTACTTGATTGCCACCGTGGCGGCGCTGGGCGGGTTGCTCTTCGGTTTCGACACGGCCATCATCAACGGTGCCTTGATTTTCTTGAAAAAGGACTTCAACCTGAACGACTCGCAAACCGAGTGGGCGGCTAGCAGCATCCTGTTTGGGGCGGTAATCGGGGCGGCCCTTGCCGGCTGGCTCACCGACCGGTACGGGCGGCGCCGCTTGCTGTTTGGGGCGGCGGCGCTGTTCACACTTTCGGCTTTGGCGGCGGCGGTGCCGCGCACGCTCACCGAGTTTGTGGTAGCGCGGGTTGCGGGGGGCCTGGCTATTGGGGTGGCCTCGTTGCTGGTGCCGCTCTACATTGCCGAAATTGCGCCAGCCCGCATCCGTGGGCAACTCGTGACGCTCAACCAATTGGCTATCGTCACGGGCATCTTGTTGGCTTACGTAGCCAGCTACTTTCTCGCGGATTTGGGCATGGCCTCGTGGCGGTGGATGTTTGCGTCGGCGGCCCTGCCTTCGGTGTTGTTTATGCTTACGCTGCTGCTCGTGCCCGAAAGCCCCCGCTGGCTGCTGGGTCGGGGCCGCGAAGTGGAAGCTCTGAACACTCTAACCCGCCTCAACGGCCCGGTGGCCGCGGCCACGGAGGCGGCCGAGATTCAGGCTGCTTTAGCGGCCGAGCGCGGCGAGGAAGCCAATCTGTACCAGCCGCGCCTGCGCCGGCCGCTGCGGATTGCGGTGGTGTTGGCAGTGCTCCAGCAAATCACGGGCATCAATACTATTCTCTACTACGGCTCGATTATTTTCACCGAGCACAGCGGGCAAAGCGCTTCGTCGGCTATTGGTGCCAATGCGCTTATTGGGGGCATCAACTTCGCCGGCACCATCGTGGCCTTGTTTGTTATCGACCGGGTAGGGCGCAAGCCGCTACTGCTGTTTGCGTCGGGCGGCATGGCGCTAACCCTGGGCGCCCTGGTTGTGGCGTTGCAACTGCACGCGCCGGGGCCGTGGTTGCTCGGGCTCATCATGCTTTACGTGGCGTGTTTCGCGGTAGGGTTGGGTCCGGGCGTGTGGGTGGTTATCACCGAGATTTTCCCGAACGCCGTGCGCGGCCGGGCTGCTTCGCTGGCCACGGTTGCCCTCTGGGTAGCCTGTACCCTTATTTCGTTCACGTTTTTGTCGTTGGTGAAAGCTGCGGGCCTAACCGGCGCTTTCGGGCTCTACGCGGTGCTTTCGGCCTTCACTTTCGGCTTTGTGTGGCGGGCCGTGCCCGAAACCAAAGGCCGGAGCCTAGAAGAAATTGAGCGCGGCTGGCAGTAG